A genomic region of Bacteroidota bacterium contains the following coding sequences:
- a CDS encoding carboxy terminal-processing peptidase yields MRKSLKYFSVLLLLLTFSSYRPADDSERYRLLMNVLYRSLTSVHYAIPNFDNDLSSTAFDSYIKRMDNSKRFLIKSDIEEFEKYRFRIDNEIQTGSFEFFDFSIDIFTKRIGEAEEYYKEILASPFKFNKNESIETDEEKLEFAESKKELKEYWRLLLKYQVLTKVENKLKVQENAKKKNDTSIVIKSFEEIEKEARKSVLKSHNNWFERLSKLRKDDHFNLYVNSIVNAIDPHTAYYPPKDKEDFDIRMSGQLEGIGATLYEKDGYITVSRIVPGSASWRQGELKSGDKILSVAQGNEKEVVDIVNMRVDDAVKLIRGKKGTKVRLNVMKIDGVTKEIPIIRDVVIIEETYAKSAIIENTEKNVRIGLINLPQFYVDFKKGDGGRRCADDIRKELIKLKKENIDGIVIDLRNNGGGSLPDVVEIAGMFIEKGPIVQVKGRWRSPYVLRDEDESVLYDGNLIVLVNSLSASASEIFASAMKDYNRAIIIGNNTFGKGTVQRFIGLDQHVTKPDDMKELGSLKLTIQKFYRINGKSTQMNGVKPDILLPDKYKYIKVGESELDNPLQWDEIEKSEYQVWDATYNIDKIVKKSKKRIESDSTFILIDERALKLKEQTDITSYSLKLKDYQEYRENLRNITKKYKNIQKVNPLIDVFSLSADKEIIEADSSKSARIEAWHKSLTKDRQVSEALNVIGDIK; encoded by the coding sequence TACATAAAAAGAATGGATAATTCAAAACGCTTTTTAATAAAATCAGATATTGAAGAATTTGAGAAATACAGATTCAGAATTGATAATGAAATACAAACAGGCTCTTTTGAGTTTTTTGATTTTTCAATTGATATATTTACTAAAAGAATAGGTGAGGCTGAAGAATATTACAAAGAAATATTGGCATCTCCATTTAAGTTTAATAAAAATGAAAGTATTGAAACTGATGAAGAAAAATTGGAGTTTGCCGAGTCAAAAAAAGAACTGAAGGAATATTGGAGATTATTATTAAAATATCAAGTTTTGACAAAGGTGGAAAACAAATTAAAGGTTCAGGAAAATGCTAAAAAGAAAAACGACACATCAATTGTAATAAAATCATTTGAAGAAATTGAAAAAGAAGCACGTAAAAGTGTTTTAAAAAGTCATAACAATTGGTTTGAAAGGCTTTCAAAACTTAGAAAAGACGACCATTTTAATTTATATGTAAATTCAATAGTAAATGCTATTGACCCACATACAGCATATTATCCTCCAAAAGATAAGGAGGATTTTGATATCCGAATGTCAGGTCAATTGGAAGGAATAGGAGCAACCCTTTATGAAAAAGATGGATATATTACAGTTTCGAGGATAGTACCGGGAAGTGCTTCTTGGAGGCAAGGTGAATTGAAATCGGGAGATAAAATACTTAGCGTTGCTCAAGGTAATGAAAAAGAGGTAGTTGATATTGTGAATATGAGGGTGGATGATGCAGTAAAATTAATTAGAGGAAAAAAGGGAACAAAAGTGCGATTAAATGTAATGAAGATTGATGGTGTAACAAAAGAAATTCCGATTATAAGGGATGTTGTAATTATTGAAGAAACTTACGCTAAATCTGCTATTATTGAAAATACTGAGAAAAATGTAAGAATAGGCTTAATTAATCTACCACAGTTTTATGTTGATTTTAAAAAAGGAGACGGTGGAAGAAGATGTGCCGATGATATTCGTAAGGAATTGATAAAGTTAAAAAAAGAAAATATTGACGGAATTGTAATTGACTTACGAAATAATGGTGGCGGTTCTTTGCCTGATGTTGTTGAAATTGCAGGTATGTTTATTGAAAAAGGACCCATTGTTCAAGTTAAAGGAAGATGGAGATCACCTTATGTTTTGAGAGATGAAGATGAATCGGTATTGTATGATGGTAATCTTATTGTACTTGTAAACTCTCTTAGTGCATCGGCTTCCGAAATTTTTGCCTCCGCAATGAAAGATTACAACAGGGCTATTATTATTGGTAACAATACTTTTGGAAAAGGAACAGTACAGCGTTTTATTGGTCTCGACCAACATGTTACTAAGCCTGATGATATGAAAGAATTAGGCTCATTGAAATTGACAATTCAAAAGTTTTATAGAATAAATGGAAAATCAACTCAAATGAATGGTGTGAAACCTGATATTCTTTTACCCGATAAATATAAATATATTAAAGTAGGAGAGAGTGAACTTGACAATCCTTTGCAATGGGATGAAATAGAAAAATCTGAATATCAAGTGTGGGATGCAACTTATAATATTGATAAAATAGTTAAGAAAAGTAAGAAAAGAATAGAATCGGATTCTACTTTTATTTTGATTGATGAGAGAGCTTTGAAATTGAAGGAGCAAACGGATATAACCTCTTACTCATTGAAGTTAAAGGATTATCAAGAATACAGAGAAAATTTGAGAAATATCACTAAAAAATATAAGAATATTCAAAAAGTTAATCCATTAATTGATGTATTTTCTCTATCAGCCGATAAAGAAATTATTGAAGCTGATTCTTCAAAAAGTGCAAGGATTGAAGCATGGCATAAATCTTTAACAAAAGATAGACAAGTATCTGAAGCTTTGAATGTGATTGGGGATATTAAGTAG